The Dehalococcoidales bacterium genome segment CCTTTCCTTTTTCTTCTCTGGAGAACGCCGCCCGTTCAACGGCTGATGTGACTTATATTTAATCTTAGCAGGTTGATGTCAACGGAGGAGTGGACGTAGATATCGACTGGTATCAGTATCCGGTCTTGATAAAAATCCGCTTTCCGTATATCATGCTTTCGGGAGTAAGTGATGAAGAAATCTGATGAACACCAGGATAGCGGCGCGGTTCACCAGCATGCTAAAACGGCCTCGGTGATTAACCGGCTATCCAGGATTGAGGGACATATCAGGGCGATAAAACGCATGATTGAAGAGGATAAGCCCTGCCCGGACGTGCTGATTCAGCTCGCCGCCATAAAGTCGGCGGTGCAGAAGACGGCCCAGGTGGTGCTTGAGGACCATATCGAGTCCTGCCTGACCGGGGCCGCGGCCAGAGGCGCCATTGAAGACGAATGGCACAGTCTGAAGGCAGCCCTGGATAAATTTGTCGGCTGAGGACGCTCAGAGCT includes the following:
- a CDS encoding metal-sensitive transcriptional regulator, giving the protein MKKSDEHQDSGAVHQHAKTASVINRLSRIEGHIRAIKRMIEEDKPCPDVLIQLAAIKSAVQKTAQVVLEDHIESCLTGAAARGAIEDEWHSLKAALDKFVG